From a region of the Zingiber officinale cultivar Zhangliang chromosome 10B, Zo_v1.1, whole genome shotgun sequence genome:
- the LOC122029199 gene encoding superoxide dismutase [Cu-Zn]-like, translating into MVKAVAVLGNSEGVKGTIYFIQEGDGPTTVNGSITGLKPGLHGFHVHALGDTTNGCMLTGPHFNPAGKEHGAPEDENRHAGDLGNATAGEDGKLLYHQLMMLLLLS; encoded by the exons ATGGTGAAGGCTGTTGCTGTCTTGGGTAACAGTGAGGGTGTTAAGGGCACAATTTACTTCATCCAGGAAGGAGATG GTCCAACCACCGTCAACGGATCCATCACTGGCCTCAAGCCTGGGCTTCATGGCTTCCATGTGCATGCTCTTGGAGACACCACCAATGGATGCATGTTAACTG GGCCTCATTTTAATCCTGCTGGAAAGGAACATGGTGCTCCTGAAGATGAAAACAGACATGCTGGTGATCTAGGCAATGCCACTGCTGGCGAGGATGGTAAGTTGCTTTATCATCAGCTCATGATGTTACTTTTGTTATCT